In one window of Porites lutea chromosome 8, jaPorLute2.1, whole genome shotgun sequence DNA:
- the LOC140946459 gene encoding zinc finger protein 862-like: MLIESLFSFKTQLLEMSKRKKVQCSLSSFFGGKQNQESNTTPAPPAATPIKKTRKFQESWIEKYRWLHFDEKENKMFCEFCREFPNGKNTHYSLRVGTNNFQTDSLKAHEASEGHAMSLAAKRASERPREQRPLPAALSRLDEETLKKMEYLFNTAYYIAYLKLPFSIFSQLCSLQKKNGLNLGNTYMNDHACKEFCKHISDTLRADLIDSLSTAKFISIMADGATDVSCLEEEIVYVRFVSGGAPKTCYVELAEVESAKAPGILKAIKSVMDKIDPQWMQKLISTGTDGASVMMGRIGGVVSLIKQQAPQVIPIHCVAHNLELAFSDTLKCNETMMSIKELLNGCWKHYKYSPKALRELREMAEAMEIKVGKPTKASGTRWVPHLLRALTVLLQKNFQAIVSHFEHTAEARDSSAEMQGRGRNLSKKLKAYKFQLHLHLMWDILEEVSKISLIFQKDSISISQVKAEIERASQALENMRRRPGKHLAAFQEEVGAGTVFKGVSLTRNNTDDRLFEQSKASIITDAKQFLASRFEDFTSPVLKACGVITNNKSWPKERNDLGLYGEEELVTVAQHFQAVLRSNAFDLEVSKDQWLSLKLYCYDHKRIANLSQAEFWVEVFNQVHPDELELSHMLMVVEICLAMAVSSSCCERGFSCMGRLKSEYRNSLDVETVDMLMNICLNGSSPEDFTAERAILHWNQASQRMRRPCLKD, translated from the coding sequence ATGTTGATTGAATCtctattttctttcaaaacacaaCTTCTTGAAATGTCCAAACGAAAAAAAGTTCAATGCTCACTGAGTTCTTTCTTCGGAGGAAAGCAAAATCAAGAAAGCAACACAACACCAGCACCGCCTGCTGCAACTCCGATAAAGAAAACACGGAAGTTTCAGGAATCGTGGATAGAAAAGTACAGATGGCTCCACTTTgatgagaaagaaaacaaaatgttttgcGAGTTTTGCAGGGAATTtccaaatgggaaaaacacACATTATTCCTTGAGGGTCGGAACAAATAACTTTCAAACTGACAGCTTAAAGGCTCACGAGGCCAGTGAAGGACACGCTATGAGTTTAGCAGCTAAACGTGCAAGCGAGCGTCCAAGAGAGCAAAGACCTTTGCCTGCTGCATTGAGCAGACTTGATGAAGAAACATTGAAGAAAATGGAGTATCTTTTTAATACAGCATATTATATAGCTTATTTGAAACTTCCATTTTCTATATTCTCACAGTTGTGTTCATTGCAAAAAAAGAATGGCTTAAACCTCGGAAACACGTACATGAATGATCATGCTTGTAAAGAGTTTTGTAAACATATATCTGATACCTTGAGGGCAGATCTCATAGATTCTTTAAGCACTGCTAAGTTTATATCTATAATGGCAGATGGAGCAACAGATGTGTCATGTTTGGAAGAAGAAATAGTGTATGTGAGATTTGTATCAGGTGGGGCTCCAAAAACGTGCTATGTTGAGCTGGCTGAGGTTGAAAGTGCAAAGGCACCAGGAATTCTAAAGGCAATCAAGTCGGTTATGGATAAGATCGACCCTCAGTGGATGCAAAAACTGATCAGCACTGGCACAGACGGTGCATCAGTTATGATGGGCAGGATTGGTGGTGTGGTTTCATTAATTAAACAACAAGCACCTCAAGTTATTCCAATTCATTGTGTAGCACACAATTTAGAACTTGCATTTAGTGACACTTTGAAGTGCAATGAAACAATGATGAGCATCAAGGAACTTTTAAATGGCTGCTGGAAACACTATAAGTATTCCCCAAAGGCTTTAAGAGAACTAAGAGAAATGGCAGAGGCAATGGAAATAAAAGTGGGAAAACCAACAAAGGCCAGTGGAACTCGTTGGGTGCCTCATTTGCTCCGTGCTTTAACTGTTCTACttcaaaaaaactttcaagCAATTGTTTCTCACTTTGAGCACACGGCAGAAGCTAGAGATTCTTCAGCAGAAATGCAAGGACGGGGTAGGAACTTGTCAAAGAAGCTCAAGGCTTACAAATTCCAGCTTCACCTTCATTTAATGTGGGACATTCTAGAGGAAGTGTCAAAGATCTCACTTATTTTTCAGAAGGATTCTATCTCTATTTCGCAAGTGAAGGCTGAGATTGAGCGAGCTAGTCAAGCCTTAGAGAACATGCGAAGACGACCTGGGAAACATCTTGCTGCCTTTCAAGAAGAAGTAGGAGCTGGAACAGTGTTCAAGGGGGTCAGTCTTACAAGGAACAACACAGATGACAGATTGTTTGAGCAAAGTAAAGCATCAATCATCACTGATGCTAAGCAATTTCTAGCCTCAAGATTTGAAGACTTCACTTCCCCAGTACTAAAAGCTTGCGGTGTTATCACTAACAATAAGTCTTGGCCAAAGGAGAGAAATGATCTAGGTTTGTATGGAGAAGAAGAATTGGTTACTGTGGCTCAGCACTTTCAGGCAGTCCTCAGAAGCAATGCTTTCGACTTGGAAGTATCAAAGGATCAGTGGCTATCTCTAAAACTGTACTGTTATGACCACAAACGCATTGCAAACTTAAGTCAGGCTGAGTTCTGGGTAGAAGTGTTCAATCAGGTGCATCCAGATGAACTTGAACTCTCTCACATGTTGATGGTGGTTGAGATTTGTCTGGCAATGGCAGTGTCCTCATCTTGCTGTGAAAGGGGATTCTCTTGTATGGGGCGACTCAAATCAGAGTATCGAAACTCACTTGATGTTGAAACTGTTGACATGCTCATGAACATCTGCCTCAATGGTTCAAGTCCCGAGGACTTTACAGCTGAAAGGGCAATTTTGCATTGGAACCAGGCATCACAAAGAATGCGAAGGCCTTGCTTAAAGGATTGA